In a single window of the Niabella ginsenosidivorans genome:
- a CDS encoding type II secretion system protein GspD, giving the protein MNNYFTKILVLMACCLQLTAQAQEDRLSRTRSYLNTLAMDLPGLNQPIQMDVADIAIADFMRSLAQSYDLNINIAPDVNKRMTNHFANAAVKDVLLFIAEQYSLAYDFQGTIINVRNYRDPALDRPPPPKEIKASYDSVSKLITLDLSNDTLYDVTKKITQLSGINIAVMPQIMDKLVSGYLKELPVPVALEKIVVSNRLRMSSSGNDNFIIDALDDNEEYVLKNTRPADNGYTIARKTGGNDKAAPGRLSVDANMVGEEKLLNVSAVNTPLKELVRSLSEQAGVPYFIYAELNGNVTAEAHNLKYADVLQKVLLGTPYSFSQQDGIFMIGEKTFEGIKGQRLIQLHHRSVDSLANFLPDELRKDVTIKEFKELNAFLATGSEPQLNKIEQLVKQIDRKVPMITIEVIIMDLNKGSVVKGGLKAGISDSVRTGGNLLGGGLDFTLGSKSINNIIDKIGLNNVFNLGHVTPNFYLQLQAIENRQNVEMRQTPKLSTLNGHAATLSIGNTRYYSVSTQNMMGSLSPTNVITQQFYPIEANLELKITPFVSADEDVTLNMEMDISNFTADTKINEPPPTATSKFKSIIRVKNEDMVLLGGIERTEKGDSYDGIPLLGRIPVLKWLFSSRDRRNTKVVSVVFIKPTIVYN; this is encoded by the coding sequence ATGAATAACTATTTTACGAAAATACTGGTATTGATGGCCTGCTGCCTGCAGCTGACCGCGCAGGCGCAGGAGGACCGGTTGAGCCGTACCCGCAGCTACCTGAATACGCTTGCTATGGATCTTCCAGGGCTGAACCAGCCCATACAGATGGATGTAGCGGATATTGCCATAGCCGATTTTATGCGGAGCCTGGCACAATCCTACGATCTGAACATCAACATAGCGCCGGACGTCAATAAAAGGATGACCAACCATTTTGCCAATGCTGCTGTAAAGGATGTACTGCTGTTCATCGCAGAACAGTACAGCCTGGCATATGATTTCCAGGGTACCATTATTAATGTGCGCAATTACCGGGACCCGGCATTAGACCGGCCGCCGCCGCCCAAAGAGATAAAGGCCAGCTATGATTCTGTTAGTAAATTGATCACCCTGGATCTTTCAAACGACACCTTGTATGATGTAACAAAAAAGATCACACAATTGTCAGGCATTAATATTGCCGTAATGCCACAGATCATGGATAAGCTGGTATCGGGCTATTTAAAGGAGTTACCCGTTCCTGTTGCCCTGGAAAAGATCGTGGTATCTAACCGGCTGCGGATGTCATCCTCCGGCAATGATAATTTTATAATAGATGCGCTCGATGATAATGAAGAATATGTACTAAAGAATACAAGGCCTGCAGATAACGGCTATACCATTGCCCGCAAGACCGGGGGAAATGATAAAGCCGCTCCCGGCCGCCTGTCCGTTGATGCCAATATGGTAGGGGAGGAAAAGCTGTTAAATGTGAGCGCTGTAAATACGCCCCTGAAGGAGCTGGTCAGGAGCCTTTCAGAACAGGCCGGAGTTCCTTATTTTATTTATGCGGAGCTGAACGGGAATGTGACTGCAGAGGCCCATAATCTGAAATATGCAGATGTGCTGCAGAAGGTCTTATTGGGCACTCCTTATTCTTTTTCGCAGCAGGACGGCATTTTTATGATCGGCGAAAAAACGTTTGAAGGCATCAAAGGGCAACGGCTGATACAACTGCATCACCGGTCAGTAGATTCCCTGGCAAATTTTCTTCCGGATGAGCTGAGGAAAGACGTTACTATTAAAGAATTTAAGGAATTGAATGCATTCCTGGCCACCGGTTCAGAACCACAGCTGAATAAGATAGAACAACTGGTAAAACAAATAGACCGGAAAGTACCAATGATCACAATAGAAGTGATCATTATGGATCTGAACAAAGGATCGGTTGTGAAAGGCGGTTTGAAGGCCGGGATATCAGACAGTGTGCGCACCGGTGGTAATTTGCTGGGCGGTGGGCTTGATTTTACATTGGGGTCCAAATCGATCAACAATATTATTGATAAGATCGGGTTGAACAATGTCTTTAATTTAGGCCATGTAACGCCCAACTTTTACCTGCAATTGCAGGCAATCGAGAACCGGCAGAACGTGGAGATGCGGCAGACGCCCAAGCTCTCTACACTAAACGGTCATGCGGCAACGCTCTCTATTGGTAATACCCGGTATTACTCGGTGTCTACCCAGAATATGATGGGCTCGCTTTCTCCTACCAATGTGATCACCCAGCAGTTCTATCCCATAGAAGCCAACCTGGAGCTGAAGATCACTCCTTTTGTGTCGGCCGATGAAGATGTGACATTGAATATGGAAATGGATATTTCCAATTTTACTGCGGATACAAAAATCAATGAGCCACCGCCTACTGCTACCAGTAAATTTAAATCGATTATAAGGGTAAAGAATGAAGATATGGTATTGCTGGGTGGCATTGAACGAACGGAAAAAGGCGATAGTTATGATGGTATCCCCTTATTAGGCCGCATTCCGGTGCTAAAATGGCTGTTCAGTTCCAGGGATCGCAGAAATACAAAAGTGGTTTCAGTGGTGTTCATTAAACCAACAATTGTTTATAACTGA
- a CDS encoding fibronectin type III domain-containing protein produces the protein MRTGIILTGTVLLGVLMTQTSCEAIFDDDFSAYSVKLAAPADSIVLADTVVQLSWNAIEATADYQVQLAQPEFDSLSVLLKDTVTRNTMLRVTGLERGRQYQWRVRAIGNSSVSPYTEPRTFAIQNTEP, from the coding sequence ATGAGAACCGGTATCATTTTAACAGGAACAGTATTGCTGGGCGTATTGATGACACAGACGTCGTGTGAAGCCATTTTTGATGACGATTTTTCTGCCTATTCTGTAAAGCTGGCAGCGCCGGCTGATAGTATTGTGCTGGCGGATACGGTGGTCCAGCTAAGCTGGAATGCTATTGAAGCCACGGCTGATTACCAGGTGCAGCTGGCGCAACCGGAATTTGATTCACTGTCTGTACTACTGAAGGATACGGTTACCCGCAATACGATGTTGCGTGTAACCGGTCTTGAAAGAGGCCGGCAATATCAATGGCGGGTCCGGGCCATCGGTAACAGCTCGGTAAGCCCCTATACCGAGCCCCGGACATTTGCAATACAAAATACAGAACCGTGA